In the Malus domestica chromosome 16, GDT2T_hap1 genome, one interval contains:
- the LOC103403972 gene encoding auxin-induced protein 22D, with protein MEGKAHENDLNLKATELTLGLPGRDETSELPNQTKKRSLPANLKNEEGNPDAKNAQKETAPSAKAQIVGWPPIRSYRKNSLQVNKNTEPETAAGIYVKVSMDGAPYLRKIDLRVYKCYPELLKALEVMFKFTIGQYSEREGYKGSEYAPTYEDKDGDWMLVGDVPWDMFMSSCKKLRIMKGSEARGLGCGV; from the exons ATGGAAGGCAAGGCACATGAGAATGATCTCAACCTCAAGGCAACAGAGCTGACACTAGGGTTGCCAGGGAGAGATGAAACTAGTGAGCTTCCTAATCAAACCAAGAAGAGATCACTGCCAgctaatttaaaaaatgaagaagGAAACCCTGATGCTAAAAATGCTCAAAAGGAAACTGCTCCTTCTGCAAA GGCACAAATAGTGGGGTGGCCACCAATCAGATCTTATAGGAAGAACAGCCTCCAGGTAAATAAGAATACTGAGCCTGAAACTGCTGCTGGGATTTATGTGAAAGTAAGCATGGATGGAGCACCTTACCTCAGAAAGATTGACCTTAGGGTTTACAAATGCTACCCAGAACTCCTCAAGGCCTTAGAAGTCATGTTTAAGTTTACTATAGGCCAATACTCAGAGAGGGAAGGCTACAAAGGATCAGAATATGCACCTACTTATGAGGACAAAGATGGTGATTGGATGCTGGTTGGAGATGTTCCATGGGA TATGTTCATGTCATCCTGCAAGAAGTTGAGAATCATGAAAGGGTCAGAAGCCAGAGGCTTGGGGTGTGGTGTATGA